The proteins below come from a single Beutenbergia cavernae DSM 12333 genomic window:
- a CDS encoding IclR family transcriptional regulator: MGASSTVPAAAQTLAVLRYLAGQPAPVHAAALSRDVGLPRSTTYHLLSVLEREGFVVHLPEEQRYGLGVAALELGSAYARQEPLARLARPVLTRLVDAVGESAHLAVLHGREVLYVVEERARGRPPLVTDVGVRLPAHLTASGRALLAGLPRAQVRALFPDATAFVDRTGLGPGTPSALRDLLSRVRSAGVAREDGEVTAGFASVAAAVHDHTGRPVAGIAVTYPTELPGAPHPGPDGGDGDPGIRAEMLAPRVAAAAAELRRRIGGHVPPDRG; encoded by the coding sequence ATGGGTGCGAGCAGCACGGTGCCGGCCGCGGCGCAGACCCTCGCCGTCCTGCGGTACCTCGCCGGCCAGCCGGCACCGGTGCACGCTGCCGCCCTGTCGCGCGACGTCGGGCTCCCGCGGTCGACGACGTATCACCTCCTCTCGGTCCTCGAGCGGGAGGGCTTCGTCGTGCACCTGCCCGAGGAGCAGAGGTACGGCCTCGGCGTGGCGGCGCTCGAGCTCGGCTCCGCGTATGCGCGGCAGGAGCCGCTCGCTCGCCTCGCACGTCCCGTGCTCACGCGCCTCGTGGACGCCGTGGGCGAGAGCGCGCATCTGGCCGTCCTGCACGGGCGCGAGGTGCTGTACGTCGTCGAGGAACGCGCGCGCGGACGCCCACCGCTGGTGACCGACGTCGGCGTCCGGCTGCCCGCGCACCTCACGGCGAGCGGGCGGGCGCTGCTCGCCGGCCTTCCCCGCGCGCAGGTGCGCGCACTCTTCCCCGACGCCACGGCGTTCGTCGACCGCACCGGCCTCGGCCCGGGCACGCCGTCAGCGCTGCGGGACCTGCTCTCCCGGGTGCGCTCGGCCGGCGTCGCCCGGGAGGACGGCGAGGTCACGGCCGGGTTCGCGTCCGTGGCGGCCGCCGTGCACGACCACACGGGGCGCCCCGTGGCGGGGATCGCCGTGACGTACCCGACCGAGCTTCCCGGCGCTCCGCACCCTGGCCCCGACGGCGGGGACGGCGACCCCGGCATCCGGGCCGAGATGCTCGCTCCGCGGGTCGCGGCGGCCGCCGCGGAGCTGCGCCGGCGCATCGGCGGCCACGTCCCGCCCGACAGGGGCTGA
- a CDS encoding arginase family protein, with protein MPSSAAPSGQPPAAHPPSPSLPSDPLWPRAGDWPALGADAVDLALLGIGTHRTSLSPTGAHATPAAVRAALRRYSPYVYGHDDDGPGGGLGAVRCADAGDVTEPDDHEARATAAAARAAALARVTMVLGGDNAATVPAALGAWGSGIASAGLVTLDAHHDLRDGVSNGSPVRRLIEAGLDPRRVVQVGIADFANSERYAARARELGITVIHRDELHVRPMADLMAEALEIAGAGGGVVHVDLDVDVCDRSVAPGCPASVPGGIAAHELRSAARAAGTHPAVRSVDVTEVDATADVPDGRTVRLAALCVLEVAAGLARRAA; from the coding sequence ATGCCGTCGTCAGCAGCGCCGTCCGGGCAGCCGCCAGCAGCGCACCCGCCGTCGCCGTCGCTCCCGTCCGACCCGCTGTGGCCGCGGGCCGGCGACTGGCCCGCCCTCGGAGCCGACGCCGTCGACCTCGCCCTGCTCGGCATCGGCACGCACCGCACGTCGCTGTCCCCGACGGGCGCGCACGCGACACCGGCCGCGGTCAGGGCGGCGCTGCGCCGCTACAGCCCCTACGTCTACGGTCACGACGACGACGGACCGGGCGGCGGCCTCGGCGCCGTGCGGTGCGCCGACGCCGGCGACGTGACGGAGCCCGATGACCACGAGGCCCGTGCGACGGCGGCGGCGGCCCGGGCGGCGGCGCTGGCGAGGGTGACGATGGTGCTCGGCGGTGACAACGCCGCCACGGTCCCCGCCGCGCTCGGTGCGTGGGGGAGCGGGATCGCGTCGGCCGGCCTCGTCACGCTCGACGCGCACCACGACCTGCGTGATGGCGTCAGCAACGGCTCGCCCGTGCGGCGCCTGATCGAGGCGGGCCTCGACCCGCGTCGCGTCGTGCAGGTAGGGATCGCCGACTTCGCGAACTCCGAGCGCTACGCGGCGCGGGCGCGGGAGCTCGGGATCACCGTCATCCACCGCGACGAGCTGCACGTCCGGCCGATGGCGGACCTCATGGCCGAGGCGCTGGAGATCGCCGGAGCCGGGGGCGGCGTCGTGCACGTGGACCTCGACGTCGACGTGTGCGACAGGTCCGTGGCCCCCGGGTGCCCGGCTAGCGTGCCCGGCGGGATCGCCGCTCACGAGCTGCGCTCCGCGGCCCGGGCGGCGGGGACGCACCCGGCGGTGCGCTCGGTCGACGTGACGGAGGTCGACGCCACGGCCGACGTTCCCGACGGGCGCACGGTGCGGCTCGCGGCCCTGTGCGTGCTCGAGGTGGCGGCGGGCCTCGCCCGGCGGGCGGCCTGA
- a CDS encoding YaaA family protein: MLLVLPPSEGKTSAPRGAPPLDLDTLTFPGLTEPRAAVLDALGRVSAHRDALELLEVGASLADEVERNTRLRTAPAAPASRVYSGVLYAAAGLGRLRGPAAERAATSVVVISALFGALTPADRVPAYRLAMQTLPGLGPLAAHWRDPLAAALADRASGDVVVDCRSGPYVAAWRPPADADWLAVRVEQLRAGGRVVVSHHAKHTRGVLARHLLTRRGGRRAEPRDAAAVLRAARSLVGSHGVVDVELAAPSSRGRAATLTLVLGDL; encoded by the coding sequence GTGCTCCTCGTCCTGCCGCCCTCGGAGGGCAAGACCTCCGCTCCACGGGGCGCCCCGCCGTTGGACCTCGACACCCTCACGTTCCCCGGGCTGACCGAGCCGCGGGCGGCCGTGCTCGACGCCCTCGGACGAGTCAGCGCCCACCGGGACGCGCTCGAGCTCCTCGAGGTCGGGGCGTCCCTGGCCGACGAGGTCGAGCGCAACACCCGGCTCCGCACGGCACCGGCAGCTCCGGCGTCCCGCGTCTACAGCGGTGTGCTGTACGCCGCGGCGGGGCTGGGGCGGCTGCGCGGCCCGGCGGCGGAGCGCGCTGCCACCTCCGTCGTCGTCATCTCGGCGCTCTTCGGCGCCCTCACGCCGGCCGATCGCGTGCCCGCCTACCGGCTCGCCATGCAGACGCTTCCCGGGCTCGGACCGCTCGCGGCGCACTGGCGCGACCCGCTCGCCGCGGCGCTGGCCGATCGGGCGTCCGGCGACGTCGTCGTCGACTGCCGTTCCGGACCGTACGTCGCGGCGTGGCGTCCACCCGCCGACGCGGACTGGCTCGCCGTGCGGGTCGAGCAGCTCCGTGCCGGAGGGCGCGTCGTCGTCTCCCACCACGCGAAGCACACGCGCGGGGTGCTCGCCCGCCACCTGCTCACGCGGCGTGGGGGCCGCCGCGCGGAGCCGCGCGACGCGGCGGCGGTCCTGCGGGCCGCACGCTCGCTCGTCGGCTCGCACGGCGTCGTCGACGTCGAGCTCGCGGCACCGAGCTCGCGGGGCCGGGCAG